One Thalassoglobus sp. JC818 genomic region harbors:
- a CDS encoding DUF1501 domain-containing protein produces the protein MPLHQYKRFLYSNLYSRRAALRSLASGFGYLAFAGLAQAQAARDTSSTTDGLAPKPTHFPARAKRVIFLCMNGGPSHVDLFDYKPKLQDRSGQQTADSVLKGNAGLMASPFQFAQHGESGQWFSELMPHLSQLADDLCFIKSMNTDLPNHAQAFLQMHTGSFQFTRPSLGAWSLYGLGTENENLPGFVTLNPPSDNGGAQNYGSGFLPAICQATKIGTNQIPGFYAALLGVDSEPGPPLRNIQNPVLTNAKQRRQLDLIRDLNQHKLQRDEYHPEIEGAIESFELAFRMQDEIPQLMDLSSESQATQDMYGIGSGLPTDLFGRQCLLARKMTEAGVRFVEITAPAKWDHHFLLESALRESCSQTDQPMAALLNDLKQRGLLDDTLVIWAGEFGRTPYAQSGTGRDHNNKGYTIWMAGGGVRGGLSYGQTDELGYQAVENPVHIHDWHATILHLLGFDHTKLTFNYAGRDFRLTDVYGQVVNDIFA, from the coding sequence ATGCCCCTGCACCAGTACAAACGATTCCTATATAGCAATCTGTATTCGCGGCGAGCTGCTTTGAGATCGCTCGCTTCCGGGTTTGGCTATCTCGCGTTTGCTGGGCTTGCTCAAGCTCAGGCAGCCCGAGACACATCATCAACAACGGACGGGCTTGCGCCGAAGCCGACTCATTTCCCGGCCCGAGCAAAGCGAGTGATCTTCCTCTGTATGAACGGGGGACCCTCGCATGTCGATCTTTTCGACTACAAGCCCAAGCTGCAGGATCGATCAGGACAGCAGACAGCTGATAGCGTTCTGAAAGGGAATGCCGGCCTGATGGCGTCTCCATTTCAGTTCGCCCAACATGGGGAGTCGGGACAATGGTTCTCGGAGCTGATGCCGCATCTCTCCCAACTTGCCGATGACCTCTGCTTTATTAAGAGTATGAATACCGACCTGCCGAATCATGCACAGGCGTTCTTGCAAATGCATACCGGCAGCTTCCAGTTTACTCGACCGTCTCTGGGAGCGTGGTCACTCTACGGGCTGGGAACTGAAAACGAAAATCTTCCCGGGTTCGTGACCTTAAATCCACCATCGGACAACGGAGGAGCCCAAAATTACGGCAGCGGATTTCTTCCGGCGATCTGTCAGGCAACGAAGATCGGGACCAACCAGATTCCCGGATTTTATGCTGCCCTTCTAGGTGTCGACTCGGAACCGGGACCACCTTTGCGAAATATTCAAAACCCGGTTCTGACAAATGCGAAACAACGCCGGCAGCTCGATCTGATTCGTGATTTGAATCAACACAAACTTCAACGCGATGAATATCATCCTGAAATCGAAGGCGCGATTGAGTCGTTCGAGCTGGCATTTCGCATGCAGGACGAAATTCCGCAGTTGATGGACCTTTCATCAGAGTCGCAAGCAACACAGGACATGTACGGGATTGGTTCAGGACTCCCGACTGATCTTTTCGGTCGTCAGTGTCTGCTCGCTCGGAAAATGACCGAAGCTGGCGTCCGGTTTGTTGAGATCACCGCTCCCGCCAAGTGGGATCATCATTTCTTGCTTGAGTCCGCCCTTCGGGAGAGCTGTTCGCAGACGGACCAGCCCATGGCGGCTCTATTGAATGATCTCAAGCAACGCGGGTTACTCGATGATACTCTTGTGATCTGGGCGGGCGAGTTCGGCCGTACTCCGTACGCTCAAAGCGGAACAGGACGGGATCACAATAACAAAGGGTATACCATCTGGATGGCCGGTGGTGGTGTTCGAGGAGGTCTCAGCTACGGACAAACGGACGAGCTGGGATACCAGGCTGTCGAGAATCCGGTGCATATCCATGACTGGCACGCAACGATTCTACACCTGTTGGGATTCGACCACACAAAGCTCACCTTCAACTACGCCGGTCGAGATTTCCGATTGACCGACGTCTATGGACAGGTCGTCAACGATATCTTCGCCTGA
- a CDS encoding DUF1552 domain-containing protein codes for MHPNRRLFLKSMGGTLALPLLESLSFAAPAPTAVPTRFLVVGNPYGMHPEHFFPADFGTDFTISPTLKSLEWLKDRLTIVSHADHNMVSGHGREISFLSGVLPTDAQAFPEKNMSLDQLFARHIGSQVRYPSVGASLDSGIRMSWTANGVEKLPITDPQELFNHLFLNLTSQEKEQRREMLQRNGSILDTLGSQFAGVRTNASRLDRDRLDQFQTSIRELEHSLADRETWLDRDKPSFDISEHFVGEATISNKYDAIFDMITYAFETDLTRVASIEFPAELNYTDIDGVNRSYHGCTHNGQGEDLVQELVSIESFQIALLARCLQKLDSIQEPNAEGSMLDHTIVLFGSGMGYGGTHSNRNLPVFVAGGGFKHRGHIDTRDNSGNNMPLCNLYVTLMQRFGIERDSFNTSTGAFDLNFS; via the coding sequence ATGCATCCCAATCGACGCCTGTTTCTGAAGAGCATGGGAGGAACTCTTGCTCTCCCGTTACTCGAATCACTTTCGTTTGCCGCCCCCGCACCGACCGCAGTTCCGACTCGATTCCTTGTGGTTGGGAACCCGTATGGAATGCATCCCGAGCATTTCTTTCCCGCAGATTTTGGGACTGACTTTACGATCTCTCCAACGCTGAAGTCATTGGAGTGGTTAAAGGATCGTCTGACGATTGTCTCGCATGCCGACCACAACATGGTCAGCGGTCATGGGCGTGAAATTTCATTTCTCAGCGGAGTGCTCCCGACCGATGCTCAGGCGTTTCCTGAGAAAAACATGTCTCTCGATCAGTTGTTCGCGCGGCACATTGGGAGTCAGGTTCGGTATCCGTCTGTCGGAGCATCCCTCGACTCCGGTATTCGAATGAGTTGGACGGCCAACGGTGTTGAGAAACTACCGATCACCGATCCACAGGAACTCTTTAATCATCTGTTCTTAAATCTAACATCGCAGGAGAAGGAACAGCGACGCGAAATGCTTCAGCGGAACGGAAGCATTCTTGATACCTTGGGAAGCCAATTCGCTGGAGTTCGCACGAATGCAAGTCGGCTGGATCGAGATCGGCTTGATCAGTTTCAGACTTCAATTCGAGAACTGGAGCACTCGCTGGCTGACCGCGAGACCTGGCTGGATCGCGATAAACCATCCTTCGATATCTCGGAGCACTTTGTTGGCGAAGCGACCATCTCTAACAAGTACGATGCGATATTCGATATGATTACCTACGCGTTCGAAACCGATCTAACACGCGTCGCCAGTATCGAATTCCCGGCTGAACTCAACTACACCGACATCGACGGAGTCAACCGCAGCTATCACGGTTGTACGCACAACGGGCAGGGAGAAGATCTCGTTCAGGAACTGGTTTCAATCGAGTCATTCCAGATAGCACTTCTGGCGAGGTGCCTTCAAAAACTCGATTCGATTCAAGAACCGAATGCTGAAGGAAGCATGCTCGATCATACGATCGTTCTCTTCGGTAGCGGGATGGGCTACGGCGGAACACACTCGAATCGAAATCTGCCAGTCTTCGTCGCTGGGGGTGGCTTCAAGCATCGCGGTCACATTGATACACGCGACAATAGCGGTAACAACATGCCGTTGTGCAATTTATACGTCACGCTGATGCAGCGATTCGGCATCGAACGCGACTCATTTAATACCAGCACCGGGGCGTTCGATCTGAACTTCTCTTGA
- a CDS encoding DUF1592 domain-containing protein — translation MSLINRILSWCTVVAFCCVIAFPALADEGLIKIHCGKCHSGTEPKGDFSIHNLGSHPEKSSIDLWTASLDRVKAGEMPPAKKSQLASGDRERLVEYLSDRVRGYSASSERTLRVSPRRINNREFRNSVRDALLIEDVGTHQPTYNLIGDSLHEGFDTHGETLGFSNFHLEQYIESLRRIVDATILNGEQPKSKLYQINSREILSAHTSQNVKRPERRGKRDGFEFLDPKELAYFEKFPVVPTTGWYKISIRCTGLDRGYYEAEKTGIYDDDPIRLTVAMGNRERTYDLPDNEVVEIELTEWLAAGTRLRFRYPTDGLTLRSNGNFKFQNAIAGEYIKEHDPELYQQVADSIVTKPGRRILKPESWHHWVEYWRGPRPRIDSATVEGPLFNSWPPRRQVALIGDNPKAEDAASILQPIAERAWRREVRNGELAPFVQLVQSKRQSLGDVEALKEGIIAILASPPFLLLNTDDLTPQERFAAKLNYFLQSTIPDHELREAAEAGKLESFDGVYAEVERQLNSAQSDPFLRAFPFAWLKLNDINFMAPDPDRYPHYHRKKVSEDMIEETLAFFRYVVEEDLPVTEFISANYSFINADLAVVYEIDDAPQDSKFRKYTFSDGRRGGLLGMGAFHTVTADSLGTSPIHRAIYVMENFLAIHPSPPPADVDIQEPDIRSAKTIREVLEAHRSDKTCAACHQSIDPFGWAFENFDPMGSWRDTYDDPTMEVVSKRKQQKRVQETGIPIDASASFLSGAEYHDIVGFRELMQTEANRDRFVRCFVTKLLTYANGEEPSDYNEIEKIVAKSAEHDYRIVATIAAVIDSPLFRETSR, via the coding sequence ATGAGCCTGATCAATCGAATTCTATCGTGGTGCACTGTCGTCGCATTCTGTTGTGTCATTGCCTTTCCAGCATTGGCAGACGAAGGACTCATCAAGATCCATTGCGGCAAGTGTCACAGTGGAACAGAGCCCAAGGGAGATTTCAGTATTCATAATCTGGGATCGCATCCGGAGAAGAGCAGTATTGATCTGTGGACAGCCAGTCTTGATCGCGTGAAAGCTGGCGAAATGCCGCCAGCAAAGAAGAGTCAGCTCGCAAGTGGGGATCGCGAGCGTTTAGTTGAGTATCTCTCTGATCGGGTCCGTGGTTATTCCGCCAGTTCGGAACGAACTCTCCGTGTTTCACCAAGACGAATTAACAATCGAGAGTTTAGGAATAGCGTTCGTGACGCCCTCCTGATCGAAGATGTTGGAACTCATCAGCCGACGTACAATCTGATTGGCGATTCGCTCCACGAAGGATTTGATACGCACGGCGAGACCCTCGGCTTCAGCAATTTCCATCTGGAACAATATATCGAGTCACTTCGGCGAATTGTGGATGCCACGATCCTTAACGGCGAACAACCAAAGTCAAAGCTGTATCAGATCAACTCGCGAGAGATCCTGTCCGCACATACCAGCCAGAATGTGAAGCGTCCTGAACGACGCGGCAAACGTGACGGATTCGAGTTTCTCGACCCAAAAGAGTTGGCATACTTCGAGAAGTTTCCTGTCGTGCCTACAACGGGTTGGTACAAGATTTCGATCCGATGTACCGGCCTGGACCGCGGCTACTACGAAGCTGAGAAGACCGGGATCTACGATGACGATCCAATTCGCTTGACCGTCGCGATGGGAAATCGAGAACGGACCTATGATCTTCCGGACAACGAAGTCGTCGAGATTGAGTTGACCGAATGGCTCGCAGCCGGAACGCGTCTGCGATTCCGCTATCCGACCGACGGACTGACACTGCGCAGCAACGGAAACTTTAAGTTTCAGAACGCCATCGCAGGGGAATATATTAAAGAGCACGATCCCGAACTCTATCAGCAAGTGGCTGACTCGATCGTCACCAAGCCGGGCCGTCGAATTTTGAAGCCAGAAAGTTGGCATCACTGGGTCGAATACTGGCGTGGGCCGCGACCAAGAATCGACAGTGCCACGGTCGAGGGACCATTGTTCAACTCATGGCCTCCTCGTCGCCAAGTGGCTTTAATTGGTGACAATCCCAAAGCGGAAGACGCTGCTAGCATTCTACAACCGATCGCGGAACGCGCCTGGCGTCGTGAGGTTCGTAACGGAGAACTGGCTCCGTTCGTTCAACTCGTGCAATCGAAAAGGCAAAGCTTGGGAGACGTGGAGGCTTTGAAGGAAGGAATCATCGCAATCCTGGCATCGCCACCGTTTTTACTACTTAATACTGATGATCTCACTCCCCAAGAGCGGTTCGCTGCGAAGTTGAACTACTTTCTGCAAAGCACGATTCCCGATCACGAACTGCGCGAAGCAGCAGAAGCTGGGAAGTTGGAGTCTTTTGATGGCGTCTATGCGGAAGTGGAACGCCAGTTGAATTCGGCACAGTCTGATCCATTTCTACGGGCGTTCCCGTTCGCGTGGCTCAAGCTGAACGACATTAACTTTATGGCTCCCGATCCCGATCGGTATCCGCACTATCACCGCAAAAAAGTCAGCGAAGACATGATCGAAGAGACGCTGGCTTTCTTTCGCTATGTCGTCGAAGAAGATCTCCCAGTCACGGAGTTCATCTCCGCGAACTACAGCTTTATTAATGCTGATCTCGCGGTCGTTTACGAAATTGACGATGCTCCGCAGGATTCGAAATTCCGCAAGTATACTTTCAGCGATGGGCGTCGCGGCGGCCTGCTGGGAATGGGGGCGTTTCACACAGTCACCGCCGACAGTCTCGGAACGTCTCCAATTCATCGGGCGATTTATGTGATGGAGAATTTTCTCGCGATCCATCCTTCACCTCCCCCAGCAGACGTCGATATTCAGGAACCGGATATTCGCTCTGCAAAAACGATCAGAGAAGTTCTTGAAGCTCATCGATCCGACAAGACTTGCGCTGCGTGTCATCAGAGCATCGATCCGTTCGGCTGGGCCTTTGAAAACTTCGATCCGATGGGCAGTTGGCGAGATACCTACGATGACCCCACAATGGAAGTTGTGAGTAAGCGGAAACAACAAAAGCGAGTTCAAGAGACTGGAATTCCCATCGATGCTTCCGCGAGCTTCCTGAGTGGTGCCGAATACCACGATATCGTCGGCTTCCGGGAATTGATGCAAACCGAAGCAAATCGCGACCGTTTCGTTCGATGCTTTGTCACTAAACTGTTGACTTACGCCAACGGAGAAGAACCGAGTGACTACAATGAGATTGAGAAGATCGTCGCAAAATCGGCCGAGCATGATTACCGCATCGTCGCCACAATTGCCGCTGTCATCGACAGTCCACTCTTCCGCGAAACTTCGAGATAA
- a CDS encoding slipin family protein encodes MFIFKRYKIRSYEMGLLFRDEEFRGLVEAGTRWFFDPLGKVRVEIVSQRDPWLVHEKLDLIVKSAAGAEVGSDRVPFLEKMLNMLVRGNRISPVATLKDRAVVLDLKDHERALVWIENRFSHVVPSGLYAYWTGLKDVRVEVVDARNVRFEHDELKVIAKSPMVQRVLDVCSVNRDRVGVLFIDGRFVDTLSPGLYAFWKGQSEAKIAEIDLRETMVDVGGQDIMTADKVTLRLNAVVTYKIDDARKAVSQTDDVRQALYRETQLVLRSVIGARDLDVFLTEKDAVASEIEESVRRRAGELGLEIASVGIRDVILPGDMKDLMNKVTEARKAAEANLISRREETAAMRSQANTAKLLADNPVLMRLRELEVLEKIAASGKLNIVLGDKTPGEKGLADKVINLL; translated from the coding sequence ATGTTCATTTTCAAGCGTTACAAAATCCGAAGCTATGAAATGGGACTGTTGTTCCGAGATGAAGAATTCCGCGGGCTGGTTGAAGCTGGCACCCGCTGGTTTTTCGATCCGCTCGGCAAGGTCCGCGTGGAGATTGTGTCCCAGCGTGATCCGTGGCTGGTCCATGAAAAGCTCGACCTGATCGTCAAGTCGGCTGCCGGAGCGGAGGTTGGTTCAGATCGCGTTCCGTTCCTGGAGAAGATGCTCAACATGCTCGTTCGCGGCAATCGCATTTCGCCTGTGGCGACGCTGAAGGACCGCGCCGTTGTGCTGGACCTGAAGGACCACGAACGTGCATTGGTCTGGATCGAAAACCGATTCAGCCATGTAGTTCCTTCCGGGTTGTACGCGTACTGGACCGGGCTGAAAGACGTCCGTGTCGAAGTGGTCGATGCCCGGAACGTGCGGTTCGAGCACGACGAGCTGAAGGTCATCGCGAAGTCCCCGATGGTGCAGCGTGTTCTGGATGTCTGCTCGGTCAACCGTGATCGTGTTGGTGTCTTGTTCATCGACGGTCGGTTTGTCGACACGCTGTCTCCAGGTCTGTACGCCTTCTGGAAGGGGCAATCCGAAGCCAAGATTGCCGAGATCGACCTGCGGGAGACGATGGTCGACGTTGGCGGTCAGGACATCATGACAGCCGATAAGGTCACGCTGCGGCTTAATGCCGTGGTGACTTACAAGATCGACGATGCCCGCAAGGCGGTCAGCCAGACGGACGATGTTCGGCAGGCACTGTATCGCGAAACGCAGCTTGTGCTGCGAAGTGTGATCGGTGCCCGTGATCTCGACGTCTTCCTGACGGAGAAGGATGCCGTTGCGTCCGAGATTGAAGAAAGCGTGCGTCGTCGTGCTGGCGAGCTAGGTCTTGAGATCGCCTCGGTCGGTATCCGGGATGTGATTCTGCCGGGTGACATGAAGGATCTCATGAACAAGGTTACGGAAGCTCGCAAGGCAGCTGAGGCGAACCTGATCTCGCGTCGTGAGGAAACGGCTGCCATGCGGTCGCAGGCCAACACGGCCAAACTGCTGGCGGACAATCCGGTCCTGATGCGGCTGCGGGAACTGGAAGTCCTCGAAAAGATCGCCGCTTCGGGCAAGCTCAATATCGTCCTGGGTGACAAGACCCCAGGCGAGAAGGGGCTGGCTGACAAGGTGATCAACCTGTTGTAG
- a CDS encoding protein tyrosine phosphatase, translating to MDFIASHSLWIGHAGDGRNVRAICNRGIEAVLQLATEEPSLVLPREILQFRIPIFDGEGNERSRLRLAVKVLSHLIESRVPTLVCCSARASRSPAIAALAIAQLEKRTPQESLKFIREHHPTDVSPGLWNELLTCFTEDR from the coding sequence ATGGATTTCATTGCTTCGCACTCTCTTTGGATCGGGCATGCGGGAGATGGCCGTAATGTCAGGGCGATTTGCAACCGTGGCATTGAGGCTGTTCTTCAGTTGGCCACAGAAGAACCTTCGCTCGTTCTTCCTCGTGAAATCCTTCAGTTCCGCATTCCGATTTTTGACGGAGAAGGAAACGAACGGAGTCGCCTCCGGCTCGCTGTCAAAGTCCTGTCTCACCTGATTGAGTCACGCGTTCCAACTCTCGTGTGCTGTAGCGCCCGTGCCAGCCGGTCTCCAGCGATTGCTGCACTTGCCATCGCCCAGCTTGAGAAACGGACACCGCAGGAGTCCTTGAAGTTCATTCGTGAGCATCATCCCACTGATGTTTCGCCTGGACTTTGGAACGAATTGCTTACATGCTTCACTGAAGACAGGTGA
- a CDS encoding TspO/MBR family protein, which produces MFYELRVEMNWMEWYQQLEKPSWTPEPSTIGFIWQCLYPVIFITFGFVFVQAIRRKISWAVALPFGINLLANLMFTPIQFGLRNLPLAAFDILIVWGTIIWMVVAVWPYYRWIALAQIPYFVWVSIATVLQLSITIWNWGQA; this is translated from the coding sequence GTGTTTTACGAATTGAGAGTCGAAATGAATTGGATGGAGTGGTATCAGCAGCTTGAAAAACCATCGTGGACGCCGGAGCCGTCGACGATTGGTTTCATCTGGCAGTGCTTGTATCCAGTCATCTTCATCACATTTGGTTTCGTGTTTGTTCAGGCAATCAGACGGAAGATTTCATGGGCAGTTGCATTGCCGTTCGGGATTAATCTGTTGGCCAATTTGATGTTTACGCCGATTCAATTCGGGCTTCGGAACTTACCCTTGGCTGCTTTCGACATCTTGATTGTGTGGGGAACAATTATCTGGATGGTCGTGGCTGTGTGGCCGTACTATCGTTGGATTGCTTTGGCTCAAATCCCGTACTTCGTCTGGGTCTCGATTGCGACGGTGCTGCAGTTGTCGATTACGATTTGGAATTGGGGGCAGGCATGA
- the uvsE gene encoding UV DNA damage repair endonuclease UvsE, which yields MIRLGLCCVFRDEPIKFRNTTAKATSKLNRQDALEKLAGLCMTNANALHEALQYCAENDIGCFRVNSQILPLKTHPDCGYEIEELPDGEDIVRRFKECGKLVEKHSLRTCFHPDQFVVLNSQKPNVVEASIREIEYQAKVADWIGADVVNIHGGGAYGDKEKALADFEKALDRLSSRAREKLTVENDDRTFSPEDLLPTCKSAGIPFVYDVHHHRCHDDGLSIEDATSQAIKTWDREPLFHISSPLEGWDGPKPERHHDFIDVNDFPDCWREMSLTVEVEAKAKESAVLKLRKELSSQG from the coding sequence ATGATTCGGCTCGGACTCTGCTGTGTCTTTCGTGACGAGCCGATTAAGTTTCGAAACACCACAGCGAAAGCGACCTCGAAGCTCAATCGCCAAGACGCTTTGGAAAAGCTCGCTGGTCTGTGCATGACGAATGCGAATGCTCTGCACGAAGCTCTTCAATACTGCGCTGAAAATGATATTGGTTGTTTTCGGGTGAACAGTCAGATCCTCCCACTCAAAACTCATCCGGATTGTGGATATGAGATTGAGGAATTGCCTGACGGTGAAGATATCGTTCGACGTTTTAAAGAGTGTGGGAAACTCGTCGAAAAGCACAGTCTGCGGACATGCTTTCATCCCGATCAGTTCGTGGTGCTGAACTCACAGAAACCGAATGTGGTTGAAGCCTCAATTCGTGAGATCGAGTACCAGGCCAAAGTTGCGGACTGGATCGGCGCTGATGTCGTTAATATCCACGGTGGGGGAGCATACGGCGACAAAGAGAAAGCCTTGGCTGATTTTGAGAAGGCTCTCGACCGCTTATCTTCCAGAGCAAGAGAGAAATTGACTGTCGAGAACGACGACCGGACATTCTCCCCGGAAGATCTGCTGCCAACCTGCAAGTCGGCAGGTATTCCATTCGTTTATGACGTGCATCACCACCGCTGTCATGACGATGGACTTTCAATCGAAGATGCGACAAGTCAGGCAATTAAAACGTGGGATCGCGAGCCGCTCTTTCACATTTCCAGTCCCCTCGAAGGTTGGGACGGCCCGAAGCCTGAACGCCATCACGACTTCATTGACGTGAATGACTTCCCAGATTGCTGGCGAGAAATGAGTCTGACCGTTGAGGTTGAGGCCAAAGCGAAGGAATCGGCCGTGCTGAAGCTCCGAAAAGAGTTGTCATCGCAGGGGTAA
- a CDS encoding PP2C family protein-serine/threonine phosphatase, whose product MAEAVRETMQCMEVWGGNSSTWSHFNVPGLDLWVYSEPLGSDDQGGDVYYLSSCASGRTTRLLVGDVSGHGEEASPTAESLKQIVRQNVNLIDHSRLVNSVNQEFERVSAIGRFATAVVGTYFLPTRRLTICAAGHPLPLKFNALKKIWECFASDSNEPVANNLPFGIDENHPYRSTACRLAEGDMVLCYTDALYESYDDASDTQLRTDGLLDLLNSLPEQTPESLIPAILESLKKLSPRNLQDDDVTILLTRANKTRVSFKNEILAPFRLLNRLTGRS is encoded by the coding sequence ATGGCCGAAGCTGTTCGCGAAACGATGCAATGCATGGAGGTCTGGGGTGGAAACAGCTCGACATGGTCCCACTTCAATGTTCCTGGACTCGATCTCTGGGTTTACTCCGAGCCGCTCGGCTCTGATGACCAAGGGGGCGACGTCTACTATCTCTCCTCGTGTGCATCCGGACGAACGACTCGCCTGCTCGTGGGAGACGTCAGCGGGCATGGAGAAGAAGCGTCGCCGACGGCGGAATCGTTGAAGCAGATTGTGCGGCAGAATGTCAATCTGATTGATCACTCTCGACTTGTGAATTCGGTCAATCAGGAATTCGAGCGAGTGTCAGCGATTGGCAGATTCGCGACAGCTGTCGTTGGCACCTACTTCCTGCCGACTCGTCGACTGACAATTTGCGCAGCTGGCCACCCGCTGCCACTGAAATTCAACGCTCTAAAAAAAATCTGGGAATGCTTCGCTTCAGACAGCAACGAACCTGTTGCGAACAATCTGCCCTTCGGGATCGATGAAAACCACCCTTATCGGTCGACTGCTTGCCGTCTCGCTGAAGGCGATATGGTCCTCTGCTATACCGATGCATTGTATGAATCGTACGACGACGCAAGCGATACTCAACTCAGAACGGACGGATTGCTCGACCTGCTCAATTCACTCCCCGAACAAACACCTGAGTCGCTGATCCCTGCTATCCTTGAATCGCTGAAAAAACTCAGCCCACGCAACCTTCAGGATGATGATGTCACAATCCTATTGACTCGAGCAAACAAGACTCGAGTCTCATTCAAAAATGAAATCCTCGCCCCTTTTCGATTACTCAATCGCCTTACGGGACGAAGCTAA
- a CDS encoding PQQ-binding-like beta-propeller repeat protein — protein sequence MRQHLLTGSLVALFALSGQFSLVAEDALPAWNQWRGPQRDGIVEGKQWPDSLSEDVLKRKWRIELPPSYSGPIVSDSAVFVTGTENGEFEVVYALDRSSGDELWRAKWPGAMTVPFFAAANGSWIRSTPAFDGQSLFVAGMRDVLVSLNAETGEEQWRVDFVSQLQTPLPSFGFASSPLLDGDWLYVQAGGSFIKLDKKNGKIVWRVLIEDGGMMDSAFSSPIITTLAGKRQLVVQTRQKLAGVDPATGDVLWEQEVPSFRGMNILTPVPFEDGVFTSTYQNKSWLFQLSRAGEKFTCDELWDNNAMGYMSTPVVIDGHAYLHLQNQRFTCIDLKTGERKWTSTPYGKYCSMIAQNDRILALDERGQLLLLKANPEEFELLDERKVCEGEAWAHLAVHRDDVIVRELNAVSLFRWATEDE from the coding sequence ATGAGACAGCATCTCCTCACAGGATCGCTCGTCGCGTTGTTTGCGCTTAGCGGTCAGTTTTCACTCGTCGCTGAGGACGCATTGCCAGCCTGGAATCAGTGGCGTGGGCCTCAACGAGATGGCATTGTCGAAGGGAAGCAGTGGCCCGATTCCCTAAGTGAGGATGTATTAAAGCGGAAGTGGCGGATTGAATTGCCTCCGAGTTACTCGGGGCCGATTGTTTCTGACTCCGCGGTTTTCGTGACCGGTACGGAGAACGGAGAGTTCGAGGTGGTTTACGCTCTTGATCGCAGCAGTGGCGATGAACTCTGGAGAGCGAAGTGGCCCGGCGCGATGACCGTTCCGTTTTTCGCTGCTGCGAACGGAAGTTGGATTCGATCGACACCGGCGTTCGATGGTCAAAGCCTGTTTGTCGCTGGAATGCGGGATGTTCTCGTTTCTTTAAATGCAGAGACTGGTGAAGAACAATGGCGAGTCGACTTCGTCTCGCAGCTTCAGACACCATTGCCGTCGTTTGGTTTTGCCAGTTCACCATTACTCGATGGAGACTGGCTTTACGTCCAAGCTGGTGGCTCGTTTATTAAACTCGATAAGAAGAATGGGAAGATTGTTTGGCGTGTACTGATCGAAGATGGCGGCATGATGGACAGTGCGTTCTCCTCGCCGATCATCACGACTCTCGCTGGGAAACGTCAGCTTGTTGTACAGACTCGGCAGAAACTCGCAGGGGTTGATCCCGCGACTGGTGACGTACTTTGGGAACAGGAGGTGCCGAGCTTTCGAGGAATGAACATCTTAACTCCCGTGCCGTTCGAAGATGGCGTGTTCACCAGCACTTATCAGAACAAGTCGTGGTTGTTTCAGTTATCCCGGGCTGGCGAGAAGTTCACCTGCGATGAACTGTGGGATAACAACGCAATGGGTTACATGTCGACTCCGGTTGTCATTGACGGGCATGCTTACCTGCATTTACAAAACCAGCGATTTACCTGCATCGACTTGAAGACGGGTGAACGCAAATGGACGTCCACACCGTACGGGAAGTATTGCAGCATGATTGCCCAGAACGACCGCATTCTGGCACTCGATGAACGAGGACAGTTGCTGTTGCTCAAGGCGAATCCCGAAGAATTCGAACTGCTCGATGAAAGAAAAGTATGCGAAGGTGAAGCCTGGGCTCACCTCGCTGTTCATCGAGATGATGTCATTGTTCGGGAGCTGAATGCTGTCAGCCTGTTTCGCTGGGCCACGGAGGACGAGTGA
- a CDS encoding DUF4345 family protein, protein MTTVSRFFLAVLGFAYIGLGVWCSIAPQATSDSVGFVLQPGQGQSEFLTVYGGLEVALGLIFLWPLLKRDDTRISLAICLVVHSSLVLFRSIGFFIYTGFETTTYSLAATEWVIFLIAAILFSKSEPKLEE, encoded by the coding sequence ATGACGACTGTATCGCGATTCTTTTTGGCAGTGCTTGGTTTCGCCTACATCGGACTGGGAGTCTGGTGCTCGATTGCCCCACAAGCCACGTCAGACTCGGTCGGCTTCGTACTTCAGCCCGGGCAAGGCCAATCAGAATTTTTGACAGTGTACGGCGGCCTCGAAGTCGCCTTAGGACTCATTTTCTTGTGGCCACTCCTCAAACGAGACGACACCAGAATTTCGCTGGCGATCTGCCTTGTCGTCCACTCCAGTCTCGTCCTGTTTCGGTCGATCGGCTTTTTCATCTACACCGGCTTTGAGACGACGACGTACTCCCTCGCCGCTACGGAATGGGTCATTTTCTTGATTGCAGCGATTCTCTTTTCGAAGTCAGAACCGAAACTGGAAGAATGA